The DNA sequence gagaCTAAGAAGGCAAGTtaagaaggaaagaaagaaagagggtgaAAAAGCGCGAATACGTTCAAGCACGCCCCTCCATGACCTCGAAGATACCACCCATGACGAACCGCGGCTGGGACACTTGCGACGCCTGACTCTGGCCAGACGACCGATCGCCCGCGACAGACGAGAAAATATTGGCATTCAGGTCCATGGGGATCCCGACCGGGTCAACGGGGCGGGGCTCCATGAGGTCGAGACCTTGTCGCTCGATGGCGTCCTCGTCACAGCGGGTACGTTCCTCGCTGAGGGCTAGATCGACCTTGGAGGGACGATGGCGGATGAAGACGAGCGAGGGCCGACGGAAAACGGATGACAGACGGAAGGGGCTCTGGCTGCGACTGCCGGCATCGCTGGCGTCGGAACGGGAGCCGGAGGTCGGGCGGTAACCACGGTTGAAGCGGCGGAATGGAGAGGTGGGCGACGAAGTGGGACTGTTGGTAGTGGAGCTGAGAGGGCTGGCCGTGGAATAGCCATCGCTGCACACGCGGTCTTGAGGAGGTTGGAACGAGGTGTGCAGAGAAAGGCCGGGAGTCGAGTTGAGGTTGGGACGCATGTTTTCTGGTGGGAAGACGATTTTAAGTTTTCCAGATGAATGGGTTCGGTCAAATGTGATGGGTAGAAAAATCGACTGGTGCGGTGCGACTCTTAAGGTTGATGAACTCCGGGATCTTTTGCCTCGTCTTGAGCGGGGGAGGCGATATTGAGTTTAGGTTTGGTCGATGAGGTTTCAAATGAAGGGAGAAAATGGCCCTCACTAGTTGGTGGTTCGGATGGGCCCTGCGTTGTGACACGTAGAATGAATCTGAATGATTGACGGATCGAGGTGTAGATCGCAAAGTAATGGCCAAATGAATGGATTAAGGGATCACCAGCGAGTCATCTCAGGTGGGTGAGAAAAACGAAGGACAGTCACGATGTCAAGTGAGATACtaaatagaagaagaataataaataatacTAATACGATCGACAGCTCACCCACACGGGACGGTAGCAAATGAACAGGGACGAAGCAACGTGAGAGATTGATGGATGAAACGAAATCAATCAAAGCatagaatcaatcaattaaatTAATTAGGTCGAGAGGGAGCGAAGGACCGACCGATGGAGACAGAgaacaagagagagaaagaaggagagagaggaagagagggataGTCGTGCGAGAGGAGAGACCAGGAATAACAGGATCCTTTATAAGGATCGGAggatttccatctccaggaTATTCATCGATCGGAAATGCTCTGCAAGGATGAGCTCGTGAACGAATAATCCACTCAACCTCCTCCTGCGCTCAGGTCGTCAATAGTTCCCTTTTTAAAAACAGAGGAAAATGTCCGTGGGTGACGAACGCAGCGAAAATGGGATTGTTGATGGATCAGTTCCGTGGTTGGGATTGGATCGAATGAATGGCAGCTTCTCCGGGGAAAGAAACCTTTTCCCACTCCTCCCGCTGCAAACGTCGTGAACTGCCATTTCCGTCTTTCCAGGTACTTCTTACTCTGATCGGAatattgtattgtattttattttacttgACTTGACTTTACTTAGAGCAAAAAGACGGGAACATCTCTTCCTACCCCAATAGTCGCTCATCCTTACCGTGGCGAAGGGGCTCCTGAAGGGCAAACTATTGCTTCTGAGTCCCAGTCCGGTAATCAaggcttcttcgtcttttgtcttttcttccctcgtcgcatttctctcttctcttgaaATCAAAACTTCTATTCATAACCACCACCTCGATTACTCGGATCTATCCACATGCCAACTCTCACACAACAATGAACTAGAATCACTCAATTCTCCCTCGCGCCACCGCTATGCAATTACCCAAAGTCTAGCGGATCCAAACAATGATATCTGTACAAATCTTACATAACCAACATCAAAAAGCTTAAAAGgcacacgcacacacacacacacaaaaaAAAGCATTCGTTATACATACATGGTCAACGTTAGTCTCGAAACTTCATCACAACATGGCTCATACCCCCTTTCAGCTATCCCGTCGTCGACGCTGGGTGAAGCTCCGACGAATACTTTCACCCCAAATAGAGTCATCCAACGATTGCATCACGTCTTGTGCACTCATCGCACTGTTTTGTCGTGATCGTTCGGGAGCCAGAGACAACTCGTCATGCAGGTCTGGCCCATCTCCATAGGATGAAGTCGTATTCGCTCGGGGGCGGTTCGGCGAAAGAGATGGGCTGATGCTAGACCACTCGGTAGGGGAATGCGTCGCCGACATCCGTCCAGCGAGAGCAGTGTCAATCCGTGGTAGGTGACCGGGCTGCGACGACGGGCCACCTTCCCCTCGTGTGGGTGAGAGAGGTGACAGCATGGGCTGTGACGACGATTCTCCATGATCGTCACCGGCTTCGGGCACTGTCGCCCTTACCTCTTCGTGGGGATGGTCGTCCTGGGAGCCATCGTCCACAAAAATCTCCGGCACTGTGAAGTTCGGCACCGCGGTCATCCGAGCAGATCGACTACGCTCGACTTGTCGGCGGAATTCCCGAGACCAGTAGAGGGTGTCAAAGAACCCAATGACCGTCTGTCGACGAACCGCTTCCTCGACGCGTTGGAGTCTCGCTCGTCGGCGCAAGAACTCTTCaagcttcaagctcttgcTGTCGTTGATCACATTGTAATGTGCGAGAATCATAAGGCACGAGTGGAATGAGATGCCACGCACGGGATCCGCAGAAACCTTGACTTCTTCATAGAAAGTGTTGAGTCGTTGCCGCCGCTCACGGACATCGTCAACCGGAATACGTCGCAGAATCTTAGCCATCTTCTCAAGGTCTACCCCGTCGACTACCCTTCGGTGTGCGATCAGTGAGTCTCTTCTATCGACTCTACATTCCTCCAAGATGCGCCCGATTGTGAATTCATCGTCATATATACGCATCGAAAAAACGCCCGAGAGCTCCTGCAAACCGTTTAGTGATTTTACCGAGTCATAACATGAGACGTGTAGGAGATTCATAGAATGAAGGGGGCAAAAGACAGATAACTTACCCCTAGTAGTCGTGGGAATTGCTCTTTTGAAATATACCCGGTCCCATCAGGGTCATACGTCGCCCAGGCTTGCTTGAAGCGGCGAATTTCTTCACGACTGATTGCATAGAGCCCGCTGCTTCTCTGATACACATAGGAGAAGCTCTCAAAGATCAGCGACACGAACAACGAGACGAATATATACATGCTAATAATGTTCCACGCAATGAAAAGCGTTCGAGCCCATGCCGCACTGCCACAGTCATCGTGTAAGAAGTCGTCGTTAGTCGTACAGATCGGAGGTACCATTGTGGCAAAATCTTCCATAACTTGATTCCATCCCTCGCCGCAGCTCATTCGGAAGAGCAGGATGAGCGACCTTGGGATATCCCGAaaattgatattgttgttttcCTCTCCGCCGAACTTGGTGAGACCAAATGTTTGGTTCATCGCAATCGcgaagacaaggaaaaggaccAACCACGTCGCAAGGAGGTTACCAATTGCCGTCAAACTAGCCGCGGCTGTCTTGAAAAGTTGATCTAGTTGGTTGTTCCTTGGTATAATCAAGAGGGTAACGGCTACAAGGAAGAGCTTGCTTAGCTCCACGATGACTTGCCGGTCTGACAAAAAATTCAGTATTGTCATCACGATGGTACCGGGGATGACAAGCAACGAATAAAGGTCCCAGGAGCTTCTACTGAATCGATGCCAACCCAGTCCGAACAGCCGGATGATGAGATTCGCGGCGTAGAaaaagttgaagatgagaaacaaTACCTCTGCAAGACAGGCCTCAAGTCAGTAATGTAAAGGGGTTTTCCAGACATCGCGCCAAGCCACTCACCTCTGCAAAACTCGAAGATAAAGGGCTCCGGGTAGTATTCCAAAACCAGCAATAGAATATGAAGCACAAGAATCGTGGACACACATCTTGCCCATCGCCCATGTTTCTTAACGGCGATCCGATAACACCACATCTTCCACTTGTGGCTCTTTTTATCAAACGAGCGCTTGGAGGGAGATACCTGCTTGAGAAGTTTCCTCAACTCCAGCCAAGATCGTTGCTCGGCAGTAAGATACGCAACACCAGTCTGCTCTGTGTAGTTCCGCATGAAGACAGATACGAAAAGCGTCAACACAAAAACTGCACCAAGCAAGTTGAACACAACGAAGAAAAGCCCGTTCTCCGGAGCAGTCGAACTCTGCGGCTGCATGCCGACCCCAGTGATACTCATTGCTTTTGCCTGCACATCCGTCCATCCTTCTTGAGACACAATTTGGAAGAGGATAAAGAGAGAGTCGAAGAAATTGTCAAAGTCATAGAACGGGTTCGATGCGGCCCGAGGTGCGAGTACTTCCCAATTGTACGGTGAGCTAGAATACTCATTGATACACTCATCCAAACTACCTGTCACGTTGTCATCGTTGCACGTAACCATTTGACCGGCAAACAAATTGACACCGTATATAGCGAATGGTATCAAAAAGCTCATCGAAACAGCAGCTGCCTCTATGACCTTCCATCCACCCACTATAATAACTGAATGGAATGTATCTTTGGCACTGTCGCTAACGTTCAGCAGTCTAAGCGCCCTAAGGGCTTTGACAGCTCCGACAGATCGCGAGACAGCCCAATCTTCAAACATTGCACCCCCAACGTTGATCCAAAGGGTGATAAGCACAACCCCATCAATAAACCCCCATGAACCGCGGAAGTAAGCGTTTGGTGTCCAGAAAAACCCATCTGCGATAACCTTGATAAGGGCTTCAAGTGTGAACAAGATCGCAAAACCCATATCGGTATAAACGAACCATAGTCTTCTTGTAGGATAGTTCTCACGTTGATAAATTGGTGTGGTTATGCAAGCTATAAGAACCATAGCAATAATGGCTGCATAGACGAACGCAGAGAATGCATACCAAACCGGTTTATAAGGGTCCACACCTTCGATGCGCTGGTGACCACGCCCAGGTCCCACAATGCGTTGGCATAACCTTCGGATAGGGTTATCTGGCGCAAATATGAATAGAGATTTGTTGTAGTTCGGGTGCCTCATGAGATACTCCCTCTGTGCTCGCTTCCTTTGTTCAGTGGCCGATACGACTTCCTTAGCCATTTCCCTCGGATCTAGCTCTTCATTTGCCCGAGAATATTTATTCAAGTTAGTATAGAAAGGATTCGGCTCTTTACGCATGATTGACGTGGAGATGGCAGTCCACATGCGCGAGAATATGCCAGGCTGACCCGTTTCTTCTGTCGTTGTTGTTTCCGCAGGTCCACTTTCTCCCCGTTGATGTTCGGCAGGCGCATGCTGCTCGTCGAGGAACTCCTGCACAACAGCGTCCTTTAAC is a window from the Aspergillus oryzae RIB40 DNA, chromosome 6 genome containing:
- a CDS encoding uncharacterized protein (predicted protein) encodes the protein MRPNLNSTPGLSLHTSFQPPQDRVCSDGYSTASPLSSTTNSPTSSPTSPFRRFNRGYRPTSGSRSDASDAGSRSQSPFRLSSVFRRPSLVFIRHRPSKVDLALSEERTRCDEDAIERQGLDLMEPRPVDPVGIPMDLNANIFSSVAGDRSSGQSQASQVSQPRLFLDSTFAIIATREAIWYIN
- the cch1 gene encoding calcium channel protein CCH1 (voltage-gated Ca2+ channels, alpha1 subunits); the encoded protein is MASNSHDRGTNDDSHPTEHSIPLQDLSGSLSHGTTATVGSSFRPGRSLTRRGSNYERLAVDSPVEGPTATQNARQRRGSDAAPVDNPEAFAQAMSSVGLSFDGPTSPRTSARYSRDETGSDFDIVHLDSFGQQEAAHYLSPNTFTDTTPLTDTRNVQPISGAASSSLSLPLDDRSSARTVHFPTSNAGSHLGDDLEGGFSGRRRGGSSATDRARSLSPSASGSALQRASSMMKSMSQRVVNLSNEPEVVEQSILREESQRSARLDAPPSLPSLPGYAHDAPSTSSLDTQAKWRDHNNPLRGKALGILGPSNPIRVKLCDLLVHSFTEPFILVVIVIQMILLTIETARPEFTRSERWGGNPMDYPYFVIFIIYTLELIAKILVSGLILNPAEYSTIDRSLGFRKAFMEKGKNLITPQRQFSTRRPSTVPEQPQASIIRTFTGGLNQLDRQIADDPVQKRRVRLAHRAFLRHSFNRLDFVAVFAYWIAFFLAIEGVESRQQLYVFRMLSCLRLLRLLALTNGTSVILRSLKKAAPLLAHVAFLIGFFWLLFAIVGIQSFKSSFRRTCQWIGKDGQESFTLNDPNGSLQFCGGYINETTGKEHPWIPVSDNSQSPPSAKGYLCPAGSICIENEMPYKGTMNFDNILNSLELVFVIMSSNTFTDLLYYTTDTDYLAAALFFVCGFIILSLWLVNLLVAVITHTFQVIREESKRSAFAVQKLDNVEKENLDQRKRSTLKRFYDKTEWLWVCVITFDLVVQALRTSTMSPGRENLINNTETIVTLILLAEIIMRFASDWRKFHKKRRNWVDLGLVIITCIIQLPPIRDSGRTYTVLTMFQILRVYRVVLAIPITRDLITVVFRNTVGLLNLIGFLFMITFIASIFATQLFRGSIPEDEDVDINFNNIYNSFLGMYQILSSENWTEILYNLTTYTYPYSTAWISATFLILWFIVANFIVLNMFIAVIQESFDVSEDEKRLQQVRAFLKQKHLNGSSQGNLSLSKILRLGRNSDRYKEPLDYGPAALEMLLKDAVVQEFLDEQHAPAEHQRGESGPAETTTTEETGQPGIFSRMWTAISTSIMRKEPNPFYTNLNKYSRANEELDPREMAKEVVSATEQRKRAQREYLMRHPNYNKSLFIFAPDNPIRRLCQRIVGPGRGHQRIEGVDPYKPVWYAFSAFVYAAIIAMVLIACITTPIYQRENYPTRRLWFVYTDMGFAILFTLEALIKVIADGFFWTPNAYFRGSWGFIDGVVLITLWINVGGAMFEDWAVSRSVGAVKALRALRLLNVSDSAKDTFHSVIIVGGWKVIEAAAVSMSFLIPFAIYGVNLFAGQMVTCNDDNVTGSLDECINEYSSSPYNWEVLAPRAASNPFYDFDNFFDSLFILFQIVSQEGWTDVQAKAMSITGVGMQPQSSTAPENGLFFVVFNLLGAVFVLTLFVSVFMRNYTEQTGVAYLTAEQRSWLELRKLLKQVSPSKRSFDKKSHKWKMWCYRIAVKKHGRWARCVSTILVLHILLLVLEYYPEPFIFEFCREVLFLIFNFFYAANLIIRLFGLGWHRFSRSSWDLYSLLVIPGTIVMTILNFLSDRQVIVELSKLFLVAVTLLIIPRNNQLDQLFKTAAASLTAIGNLLATWLVLFLVFAIAMNQTFGLTKFGGEENNNINFRDIPRSLILLFRMSCGEGWNQVMEDFATMVPPICTTNDDFLHDDCGSAAWARTLFIAWNIISMYIFVSLFVSLIFESFSYVYQRSSGLYAISREEIRRFKQAWATYDPDGTGYISKEQFPRLLGELSGVFSMRIYDDEFTIGRILEECRVDRRDSLIAHRRVVDGVDLEKMAKILRRIPVDDVRERRQRLNTFYEEVKVSADPVRGISFHSCLMILAHYNVINDSKSLKLEEFLRRRARLQRVEEAVRRQTVIGFFDTLYWSREFRRQVERSRSARMTAVPNFTVPEIFVDDGSQDDHPHEEVRATVPEAGDDHGESSSQPMLSPLSPTRGEGGPSSQPGHLPRIDTALAGRMSATHSPTEWSSISPSLSPNRPRANTTSSYGDGPDLHDELSLAPERSRQNSAMSAQDVMQSLDDSIWGESIRRSFTQRRRRDS